From the Patescibacteria group bacterium genome, the window TGATTTGAGACTCATGGCCACGCCAAGATCACTTCCTTCCGGCGTGAAGGTTTTTTGAATATCTTCTAAAATGTTCAAGTCTGGTGAGGGAGTTCCTTTTTCCACTGCTTCTCTTGCCTCATCAACCATTTTTTCTAAAGTGGTTGCCCATTCAGAGAGTTGAGAGGCATAATTTTGTGCCCTTTTAATTGCTTCAAAACAATAGCTATAATTATTTTGACATTGAGTAGCATTATTAATACCTGGACAAGCACCGTTATAGCAATTAGGGTTTTGACAAAATTCTTCTTGTGATTTATTAAGACAACGAACCGGTGCCTCAATTGGTCTGTATCCATCACTGGTCCATTTTCTTCCCAACCACCAGTTGAGACTTGTCTGAAAAGTTGGTGGTCCTTGAGTAATGGCTTTCAACCTTTCTTTTATAGTGGAGAGACTATTAAGTACACCGGAAATATTCGGCGGACCTATCTTTTTTGATTCTTGTAGATACTTATCCCACTCAGTTAAAAAGAGCTGCTGATGTCCAGAAAGTTGATCCGCAATATTGATTAAATTACTTTTGTTAACATCGTAAAGTTTCGTATCAATCCTAATCGCATTTTTAATCTTAACCTGAACTTGGGGCGGCTGACCTGGAACATATTCGACATTCACATAACCTTTCAATCCTTCTTTATACTGAGCAATGAGTTTTTCTTTCGCCTCTCTTATCCTTTCTTTCATCTTCGAAATAGGGCAACGTGCCTCATATTCAAAAGGAATTTTTGGCGGCTTTACAAATAAGAGAATATTCAGTTTTATTGTCGGATCAATCGGATCACAAAGGCTTTGGAGACCAAAACCTTTAGTCGCCACTTCATCTAAAAGATCACCGACAACAGAATCAGCCATTTTGTTCCAGTATTCTTTGTCGGTAAAAAACATTGGTTTGCCAGCTTTACCGCCAGTGGCCAGCCAAGTAGCTGATTCGGTGACAAATTTTTGGGCAAAACCTTCAAGAAAGCTTTTATAAAGAATGGCTATTACCTGATATTTTACCTTGTCATAAATCCTAATAGCTTGACTTTTTATCCATTCTAAAACCCGGGGAATATCACCGACGGTTGTGGAAGCTCCTTGAGCATATGCTGGTTTCGGCCAAAATAAAAGAGGAGTAAGTAGGGAGAAAATCATTACTCCGAGTAAAAAACTGATGATAATTTTTCGAAGATGTTTTTTCATTTTCCCTTTTTTCAATTTTACTTATTTTTGTGCTTCTTTTACGGCTTGTAAAAACAGGTTTTTTAAGGTGGCATCATCAATTTGATCGAGAGTAGTTTTGTCCGCTCCGACCGAAAGCATCAACTGCCGAATAGTCGCTGGATCCAAATTTTCAAAACCAGTTAAATTTTCAGCAAAGGGTTGGTTAGTGGGAGGTGTATTAGTTATTGATAAATTGATCAATTTTTGCTGTTCAGCGATAATTTTAGAAAAATCTAATTTGCCTAATCCGCTTGATAATTGTTTTTTTAACTCCTCAGGATCAATGCCTGTCTCTTGGATAGTTTCATTATACAACTTTTTTAGAGTTTCGTCATCAACCTTGTCTAGGGTTTCTTTAGGTAGACCAGCTTGAATTAATATCTCTTTAATTTCCTCAACTGTTAGTTCTTTCTTTTCTTCTATTTTGGACCCCTCGGCAACTTTTTTCAAGGGGGTTGATTTGGGATTTAGAGGGTCAGAACCAGCCTCAATTTCTTCTTTGTCGGGATAATTATCAGAATCTGAATCGGATAGGTAAATTGAGGTTTTATATTTAAAAACCTCATCAACATCAGAAAGACCATCTTTATCCGTGTCCCTCTGGGCTAATAAAGACTGAATTTCTTCATTAGTTAATTTATTTTCGTATTTTGGCACTCGAAACGGTCCTTGAATTGACTCTTTAATTCTAAAAAAGCCAAAAAAAAGGGTAAAAATAGCTAAAAGAGCTAAGCCAATTAAAGGACCATGATTTTTCATATTAAAAATCTTTTACAAAAACCCCAATGTTTTGATAAAGTTTTAGCCAGTCTTCTAAATCGAGGTTTTCTGCCCTCACTTCTTGTGACCAACCGATTGCCTGAAAAAGTTCTTTTAACTTTTCCTTTTCTATGATTCTGGTTAAGTTGTTAACTAATTTTTTTCTGGGATGAGCAAAGCCAGTTTTAATTATTTTGAAAAATAAATTTCTTCTAATTTTGGAAAAACGAGGTTTGAGGTTGGTAATTTTCAAAATGGCGGAGTCAACTTTTGGTTTTGGCCAAAAATTATTTTTCGAAACAATTTGAACAATTTCTGGCTGACCATAAAAATTAACCATCAAAGAAATGATACTCTTTTTTTTATTTTTAGCAAGAATCCTTTCGGCCACTTCTTTCTGAACCATTAAAACCATTAGTTTTGGCCTTGGTTCTTTAGTTAAAAATTTTCGTAAAACGACACCGGTAAGATAATAGGGTAAATTAGCGACAATTTTATAAGGATTTTTTAATTTTAAATTTTTAATTTTTAAGATATCGCCTTGAATAATTTCTAAATTTTTAACCTTTTTAAACTTCTCTTTTAAGAAATTAACTAATTTTTTATCAATTTCTATGGCTAATACTTTCTTAACTTTTTTGACTAATTCTTGAGTTAAAATGCCTAAACCTGGGCCAATTTCTAAGACAAAATCGCCTTTTTTAAGCTCGGCCGCCTGAATTATTGTTTTTAAAATACTGGGATTAGTTAGGAAATTTTGCCCTCTTTTTTTTAGAGGCCGGAAATCTAAGGTTCGACAGATTTCTTTTACCTTCTTCATCTTTATTCCCCTACCGTCTTATTTTTTATAACGATCGTTATAAATTTTAAGACGATGGTTGCTTATTATTTTTTATTATTAATTTGAACCTCTTCAATTAAGAGAAGACGGGTGTAGGGTTTAAGAAAATATTTTTTAATTAAATTTTCCGTTTTGGCTAAAACGTCATAAGGAGAGACCCAAATACTTTTTTGGAGCATTTGGAAGCCTAACCCCTGGAGTCCGGCACGGAGGAAATTTCTTTTTATTCTAATTTTTTCTGGAATATCAAAAATAATCATCAACCACTTACCATCTTTTCTCTTTTTAACTTCTTTCAAATTTTCTTTTACTTCTAAAATTTTTCTTTTCCCCTCTTCGCTCAGAAGCCAGCCTCTTGTTTTGTCTTTTTGAAAGCTTTTAATTAGACCTTTCTTTTTTAAATAATAAATTAAATTACGAAAAGCTCGTCGGCCAGTTTTTTTCTGGTAGATTTGTCGAAGTCTTTTATATTCAGGATAAAGAACGTCTTGCCAACTTCTCGGTGGCCAATTTAAAAAATCACCAAATTTCTCATAAATTTTATATAAATCCCAAAGAAATTTTTCTGTCCAAGAAACCCTTTTTGAGATAATAAATTTTGACATAAAATATCGTTAAATTCTCATTTATTGCGTCTTATTTTTTAATGCGGTCGTAATAAATTATAAGACAAATCAAAGGGCAAAGCAAGGAGTGAAATTAATCAATGAAATTAATCAATAACGAAATTAATTAATTTGGAAGGGATAAAAATAACCTTTTTAATCTCTTGGCCAATTAGATATTTTTTGACTTTTTCTCGGTTTTTAGCTAAATTCTCAGCCTCTTCTTTTGAAATAGTAATAGGAACTTCAATCTTCTCCCTAATTCTTCCATTAATCTGGATAATTAACTCAACTTTTTCTTCTTGAAGCAAACTGTCATCTGCCCTAGGCCATTTTTCTAAAAAAATACTTTTCTTTTGGCCAATTTTTTGCCAAAGCTCTTCAGCTAAATGAGGAGCAAAAGGAGAAAGAATTTTCAAAAACAACCCACTTTCTTCTAGAGAAAGTTTTTCGTTCGGTTGAGACCAAAAATTAATCAATTCCATCAAAGAAGCAATGGCGGTATTAAATTTCATCATTTCAATATCTTGAGAAACCTTTTTGATCGTTTGATGAAGTTTTATTTTCATTTTTTTTGATGACGGACCAAATTTTTCTTTTTCCTGAAAAATTTCCCAAATTCGATTTAAAAATCTGAAACAACCAATCATACTTTTAGTCTGCCACGCAATAGTCTCATCAAAGGGTCCCATAAACATTTCATAAACTCGTAATGTATCAGCACCATATTTTTTCACTATCTCGTCGGGATTAATAACATTGCCGAAACTTTTGCTCATCTTTCGCCCATCTTCACCCAAAACAATACCTTGAGAGGTTCTCTTTTGATATGGCTCAACGGTCGGGACAATACCAAGATCAAATAAAAATTTATAAATAAAACGAGAGTATAAAAGATGGAGGGTCGTATGCTCCATGCCGCCGTTATACCAATCAACTGGTAGCCAATATTTTAGTAATTTTGAATTTTTCAGTTTGAATTTTGAATTTTTTTTCACTAGATAAGCAAGGTAGTACCAATTTGAACCAGCCCAATTCGGCATTGTATCAGTTTCTCTTTTGGCTAAACTACCGCATTTTGGACATTTTGTCTTAACCCATTTTTTAATTTTTGCTAATGGTGATTCGCCAGTACCGGATGGTTGATACTTTTCTAAATAAGGTAGTTTAACGGGTAAATCTTTCTCAGCTACCGCCACCCAACCAGGATTTAAAATTTCCCCTTTACTAAAATTTTGAATTTTGAATTTTGAATTTTGAATTTGTTGGGTGTTTGAAAATTGGGTATTGAAATTTTCTACTAATTTTTTGCAGTTTTTACAAAAAATTAGAGGGATCGGTTCACCCCAGTAGTGTTGACGAGAAAAAATCCAATCACGAAGTTTATATTGAACACTTTTCTGTCCTAAACCCTTTTGCTCTAACCAGTGAGTAATTTTTTCAATTGCTTCTTGAGACGATAAACCGCTAAACTGGTCGGAATTAATCAATCGACCATAACCAGTATAAGCTTTCTGACTAATATCGCCGCCCGCCACTACTTCTTTGATCGGTAAATTATATTTTTTGGCAAACTCAAAATCCCTCTCGTCATGAGCCGGCACAACCATTACCGCCCCACCACCATAAGTAGCAATAACATAATCACCAACCCAAACAGGGACCCTCTCTTGACTAACTGGATTAATGGCAAAAATACCCTTTAAAGGTACTCCTGTCTTCTCTTTTTCTAATTTTGTCCTCTCAAACTCAGATTTTCTTTTTGATTTTTCAATGTATTTTTTAACCTCTTCTAAATTCTCTATCCTAGACTCCAAGTTCTTAATAATTTTATGCTCAGGAGCAACAACTAAAGCCGTGACACCAAAAATCGTATCAATTCGTGTTGTAAAGACTTCGATTTGAAATTTGGCATTTGAAATTTGGAATTTAACTGTTGTTCCCTCTGACCGACCAATCCAATTAATCTGTTGAGTTTTAATTTTCTCTAAATAATCAACATATTTTAAATCATCAATCAAACGATCGGCATATTGAGTAATTCTCAATAACCACTGTTTAATCATTCTCTGCTCGGTAACGGTTCCACACCTTTCACACTTGCCTCCAATCACCTCCTCGTTGGCCAAACCAATCTTACAGGATGGGCACCAATTAATTGGCATCTCAGCTTGATAAGCTAGGCCATGTTCAAAAAGTTTCAAAAAGATCCACTGCGTCCATTTATAATATTCTGAATCCGTTGTATTAATTTCACGCGACCAATCAAAAGAAAGGCCTAAAGATTTCAGCTGTTTTTTAAAAACTTTAATATTCTTTTTGGTAATTTCAATCGGATGAAGGCCGGTTCTGATAGCATAATTCTCTGTTGGTAAACCAAAAGCATCCCAACCAATAGGAAATAAAACATTATAACCTTCCATCCTTCTTTTACGAGCCAAAACATCAAGGCCAGTATAAGACCGAACATGACCAACATGAAGTCCATCGCCAGAAGGATAAGGAAATTCAACTAAAAGATATTGTTTTGGTTTAGAAGAAAGGTCTTTGGCTTGGAACAACTTCAATCTTTGCCAGATTTTCTGCCATTTTTTTTCAATTTTTTTTGGTTGATAGATCATCTTGACTAAATTTTAATCTTTTCTTATAATAATAGCAAGTCAATGAAAGCTTAAAAAGCTATTTTTTATGCAAAAATAATGAGATCTGAACTATTTCTTAAAATTAAAATCAATTTTATCCTTCGACTGGTTAATCTTTTTAAAAAGATCGGCTTTTTCATCTTTTGGTTTTTAGAAAAAACCCTTCAGGGCTTTACAAATTTTCTTTTCTTTTTGGCAAAAATTATTTTGTCTCTTTTCTTTTCCTTATATTTAAAAACAAAGAAATTAATTAAAGAGGTCTCTTTGAATTTCCACTACCAGGATAAGCTATTTTCGTTTGTCTCTCACTTTCAGTCAAAAATAATTTTAATTTTTTTGATTTTTGTTTTTGTTTTTATTATCTCTGAACAGAAAATAATACCCGAAAAAATGTTGTCTGTTCAGGCTTCTGTTTCTTTCGCCAAAGAAACAGAAGAGAATGAGGCTACTTCGCCTGATTTTAAAATCGCAACAGTTGAAGATGAGGAATCGGTTTTAATACCAAATTTTACCTTTGAACGAGACTTTGTGCCAACGCGAACAGAAATAGAAAAATATATTGTCCAACCTGGCGACACAATTTCTTCTATTGCCGAAGATTTTGAGGTTAGTGTTAATACAATTTTATGGGAAAATAAATTAACCCCTCGTTCAATTATTAGGCCAGGCCAGATCTTGAAAATTTTACCTATTTCTGGTGTCTCTCATCAAGTCAAAAGAGGAGAAACAATTGAAAAAATTGCTCGTTATTATAAAGCAAATCAAGAAGATATTATTAGCTTTAATGATTTAGAAGAAAAACCATTAGTTGCTGGCGAAATCATTATTATTCCTGAAGGTAAAATTCCACCACCAGTTATACCAAGAACAGTGACAAGGTCTGTTCGAGACAAATTATGGCCCGGTCAATTAGGTCAAAGAACAAGAGAGGGAACTAATTGTCGAGATTTTTATCCTGGACAATGTACCTGGTATGTGGCACAAAAGTACTGTATTCCCTGGTCTGGTCATGCCAAAAGTTGGTTAGCTAATGCAAAAAAATTTGGCTTTTCTACTGGCCTTGAACCAGTCAAGGGTGCCATTGTTTCACTCCGTGAAACTTGGTATGGCCATGTCGGTATTGTTGAAGAAGTGGGCGAAGATTCAATTATTATTTCGGAAATGAATCATTTGGGTCCTTGGAAGGTTAATAAAAGAGAAATAAAAAAAGATGATTGGCGAATCAATGGTTATATCTATTTAAAATAAATCAAATAACTTCTCTTTCTGATCTAACGCGATATTGAATTGCTTCGGCTATGTGAGATGGGGCAATTTTTTCTTTTTGGGCTAAATCAGCAATTGTCCGAGCGACCTTAAGAATGCGGTAATAAGCTCGAGCTGAGAGAAAAAATTTTTCAACCGCCTCTTTAAGTAATGTTTCCCCTTCTTGGTCAATTTGACAAAATTTTTTGATTTCTCTTACTCCCATTTCAGCATTGGTTAGAAAATCTGTTTTTTTAAATCTTTCTCTCTGAATATTTCTAGCCATTTCTACTCTTTTCCTTATTTCTTGAGAACTTTCTGCAACCTTTTCTTCGAATAACTTTTCTAGACCTAAACGAGGCACTTCTAAGTGTAAATCAATTCTGTCTAGAAGTGGGCCAGAAATTTTTTTATGATATTTAATAATTTGTGCCGGCGAACAGAGACAGGGTTTATTTGGGTCGCCATAATAACCACAAGGACAAGGATTTTCTGAGGCAATAAAAATAAAATTAGCCGGAAAAGTTAATGAACCTTTGACGCGAGAAATTGTGACAACCCCATCTTCTAAGGGCTGACGAAGGCTTTCTAAAACATGGCGAGAAAATTCTGGTAATTCGTCAAGAAACAAAACGCCGCGATGAGCTAAACTGATTTCACCGGGCCGAGGTGTCGAGCCGCCGCCAATTAAAGCAGTTTCGGAAACGGTATGATGGGGCGAACGAAATGGTCGAGTAGTAATAAATGGCTTCTCTTCTGAAAGTAAACCAGCAATCGAATAAATTTTACTCACTTCTAAAATCTCCTCTCTTGTCATCTTTGGCAAAATTGAGGGTATGGTTTTGGCTAAAAGAGTTTTACCGGCCCCAGGCGGACCGGACATGAGAAGATTGTGACCACCAGCGGCAACAATTTCCAGCGCTCTCTTAACTTGCTCTTGACCTTTAATATAAGCCATATCAACCTCATATTTCTCCTCTTTAATATCTATTCCTTGACCAATGATTGGTTTTAAAGGAGAAGCGCCGGAAAGATGGGCTAAAAATTCTTTTAATGAACGAAGGGGGAAGATTCTAACACCTTCAACCAAATTTGCTTCTTGTAAATTAGCCCGTGGCAAAAAGATGCCTTCTAATCCTTTTTCTTTAACTAAAAGAGCAAGAGGTAAAACCCCTTTACTATGTTTTAAGTCACCGTTTAAAGAAAGTTCACCTAAAAAGAGATAGTTCTGAGGAAATAAATTAAAAGGAATTTGTTGAGAAGCAATGAGAATCCCCAAGGCAATTGGTAAATCATAAATTGGCCCTTCTTTTTTCAAATCGGCTGGAGCTAAGTTAATCACTAGTCTTTTTTGATGGGGAAATTTAAGACCAGAGTTTTTAATAGCTAATTTTACTCTTTCTTTTGCTTCTTCAATTGCCTTATCTGCTAAACCAATAATTTCTAAACCAGGAAAGCCAGTGGAAAGATCAACCTCAACTTCAACAATTTTGGAGGAAAGACCAATAGTAACGCCAGAAAGAATTTTAACTAACATAGAGATAGAGTATGCTAAGGGTCAAGGTTGTTTATCTTGTCTGGTTTAAATGATTTTATAATGAATAAAATTGTGCCCAGTAGAATCATTATATCAGAAAAATTGAAACTAAAAACAGAGAAAAAGTTAAAGTAATCAATGACAAAACCGTAGAGAAGGCGATCCAAGAAATTACTCAAACCACCAATAAAAACAGAAGAAAGAAAATAAGAAAGATGGTATTTTTTATTTTTGAAACTTTTGATAAGCAAAAAAATGAGAAGAAAAAAAATCATCAAAACAAGAAAATAAAAAATATCTCCCTTGAAAAAAAAGAGAAAGTAAGGATTAGGGATTAATTTAAAAAATAAATATTCTTTTTTTATTAAAAGAATATTTTTAATCAAGCGTTCTAAAATAAAAAAAAGAAGAAAGAAAATAAGAAAATATTTTTCCTTTTTCATTTTATTTTTTACAGGTTAAACAATATTTCGCTGTCGGCAACGCTCTTAATCTCTTTTCATCAATTTTTTGACCACATTTTTCACAAATTCCATAGGTTCCTTTTTTAATTTTCTCTAGGGCAAGATTAACCTCTTCTAAACTTTTCTCTAGACTACTTCCCAAAGAAAGCCGATCACCGAAAGCAGAAACCTCGTCGGCCATCTCATCTTCTTTATCACCAAAATCAGGAAAGTCCACTTCAAAGCCATTACCAAATCTTTTACTTCTTTCACCCAATTTCTCTAGCTGAGCTTCTAATTCTGTTTTTTGTTTTTTTAATCTCTCCTCAATTTCTTTTAAGAAATTTTTAAACATAAAGAATCTTTAAAAGGTCTTAATAAACACAAAAACCACGCAAAATTATTAAAAAATAATAAAAAAACCGTGGTTCTAAATATTTAAGATAGAAGAAAGATAACACTTTATAAATAAGAGGTCAAGAAAAGTTATCCACAGGTAAGACTATACTATTTAGATTAGAGTCTATACATTATTTGAGGTGTTATTTCTTTCTAAAAGTTTTGCCCTTTTTAGCAATTTCTCTAATCTTTCTTTCATTGACCAAAAATCAAGGTTTTTGATTTCTGGTTTGGTTAAAATTATAATATCAAAACCTTTTTTTATTTTATTTAAATCTTGATAAATAATTTCACGCAACCTCCTTTTAATTTTATTCCTAACAGTTGATCTTTTGTCAATTTTATTGGCCACCACTAGGCCAAAACGAGAAAATTTAAAATTGTTTTTCAAATATTTTAATCCTAATTCTTTAGTAAAAAAAGGTTGACCTTGTTTAGCTAAAATTTTAAAATCCTTTTCTTTGACCAGTCGATATTTTTTTGGCAACATAAAAATTGAATTGACTAACTATTCAGATCAATCAGATTTTTCAAACAGTTAACCTTTTCCTCTTTTTCATTCTTCTTCTTTTTAGAACATTCCGTCCCGCTTTTGTTCTCATTCTTTTTAAGAAACCGTGAACTCTTTTTCTTCTTCTTACTTTTGGTTGATAAGTCCGTTGAGGAGACATAAATTTTTAATTTATTTTCTTTTATTTTTTTTATTTAACCGGATCCCAACCTCCTTTTGAAAAAGGATGACATCTTAAAATTCTGATAATGGTTTTAAATAAACCTTTCAAAAAGCCATGTTTTTCTATGGCTTGAGCGGCATATTCTGAACAAGTTGGTCTAAATTTACAGATGCCAGGAAATGGATGCAGAAGAGAAAAATAACCTCTCTCAGGAGAAAAGTATTGCTGATAAATTTTAATCAAATATAGAACAAAATAACGAAAAGAGATTTTCATAAAAAACCTTTTTTTCGATAAAAAGATTTATCAGCTATTCGCTTCAAAGAAAAACTCAATCGGCCCATTTCATCAATTTTAATCAATTTAACCGGAATAATCTCCCCTACTTCTAAAATATCATTTATATTTTTGACACGGAAGGGGGCAATTTCTGAAATATGAATCAATCCTGATTCGCCGGAAAAGAGTTCAACAAAAGCACCAAAATCGACAATTCGTGTAATTTTTGCCCGAAAAATTTCACCAACCTTTATCTCTTTGGTTAAATCATTAATCCAATCACGGGCTTTAATCAAAGCCTCTTGAGAAGGAGAGGTGACGATTACCAGCCCGTCATTTTCAATGTCAATAGTAACGCCGGTTTGAGCGACAATCTCGTTAATAACCTTACCTTTCGGACCAATAATATTACGAATCTTCTCTGGTTCAATGCGAAAAGCAATAATCTTAGGCGCAAAAGGAGAAAGTTCTTGCCGAGGCGAGGTTAAAATTGAATTCATAAAATCAAGAATTTTATTTCGACCAATTTTTGCTTTTTCTAAAGCCTCTTTAGTAATTTCAAAAGAAAGTCCTTTTGTTTTAGTATCCATCTGAATGGCGGTAATACCCTCTCTTGTGCCAATCACTTTAAAATCCATCCCACCTGGCCCATCTTCTAAATCCTGAAGGTCAATAAAGGTTTTAAATCTTTTAAAATTTCCATTCTCTTCTTCTGAACTTAAACCAACAGCAATACCAGCTACTGGTCTTTTGATTGGTACACCAGCATCCATTAAAGCTAAACAAGAAGCACAAGCTGAAGCCATAGAGGTCGAACCATTAGAAGACAAAACTTCTGAGACAACGCGAATGGTATAAGGAAAAGTTTCTTGATCGGGCATTACGGCCAAAAGACCTTTTTCAACTAACATACTATGACCGGTTTCTCTTCGACCAGTTGTTCGTAAAGGAGCTACTTCGCCAGCCGAAAAGGGTGGAAAATTGTAATGATGCATAAAACGTTTCCGGCCTGATTCTTCCATGGTATCTAAATACTGTTCCATGCCCGGCGCCCCCAAGGTCACCGTGGCAAGAACTTGAGTTTCACCGCGCTGAAAAAGAGCTGAGCCGTGAACACGGGGCAAAACTCCTACTTTGGCAAAAAGAGGACGAATTTCATCCAATCCTCGTCCATCAATTCTTTTTTCTTTATCGAGAATTGATTGACTAATCGCCGTGTAAATTGATTTGTTAACTTGTTCAATCGCTTTTTCTCTTTTTTCTTTGCCAATATTTTTTTTAATCAAAATTTCATCTAACTCGCGACGAATTTTTTCGACAGCAGCAATTCTTTCTTCTTTGCTTGCTAATTTTTTTTGAAATAAATATTTTGGTATCTCTTTTTGGGAAAAGTCACGAACAATTTTTTCAATTTTCTCTTGCTCTTTCTTTTCTTCGGCGGTTAATTCTTTTAACCAAGAATAGTTTTTAGGCTTTCCTACTTTTTCCTGAATTTCTTGAAAAAACTTAATTAGACGTCGACTATGTTTAAGACTAAATTGAGTAGCTTTAAGAACCACCTCTTCTGAAACTTCTAGGGCACTGGCCTCAATCATAATGATTTTTTGGTCTAAACTACAAACCACTAAATCGAGATTACTTTTGGCTCGAGCTTGATAGGTAGGGTTTAAAACTAATTCTTGATTAATTTGACCAACACGAACACCAGCCACTGGCCCCGACCAAGGAATATCAGAGATGGCCAAAGCCAAAGAAGCAGCATAAAGAGCAACAAGGTCAGGATCATTTTCTTGATCAACAGAAAGAACGGTAGTGATAATTTGAACTTCACGACGCAAATCCTGATTAAACAAGGGTCTTAAAGAACGATCGATCAGCCGACCGGCTAAAATAGCTTCGTCGGGCGGCCGTGTCTCTCTTTTAATAAAACGGGAACCTTTAATTTTACCGGCAGCATAAAATCTCTCTTCGTAGTCAACGGTTAAAGGAAAATAATCCAACTCACCCCGCTCTTCGCCCATAACAGCCGTAGCTAAGACCGTTGTTTCGCCGTATTGAACAATAACCGAACCATTGGCTTGGTTAGCTAATGCTCCAGTTTTAACGATTAATTTTCTT encodes:
- a CDS encoding thrombospondin type 3 repeat-containing protein; this translates as MKNHGPLIGLALLAIFTLFFGFFRIKESIQGPFRVPKYENKLTNEEIQSLLAQRDTDKDGLSDVDEVFKYKTSIYLSDSDSDNYPDKEEIEAGSDPLNPKSTPLKKVAEGSKIEEKKELTVEEIKEILIQAGLPKETLDKVDDETLKKLYNETIQETGIDPEELKKQLSSGLGKLDFSKIIAEQQKLINLSITNTPPTNQPFAENLTGFENLDPATIRQLMLSVGADKTTLDQIDDATLKNLFLQAVKEAQK
- the rsmA gene encoding 16S rRNA (adenine(1518)-N(6)/adenine(1519)-N(6))-dimethyltransferase RsmA is translated as MKKVKEICRTLDFRPLKKRGQNFLTNPSILKTIIQAAELKKGDFVLEIGPGLGILTQELVKKVKKVLAIEIDKKLVNFLKEKFKKVKNLEIIQGDILKIKNLKLKNPYKIVANLPYYLTGVVLRKFLTKEPRPKLMVLMVQKEVAERILAKNKKKSIISLMVNFYGQPEIVQIVSKNNFWPKPKVDSAILKITNLKPRFSKIRRNLFFKIIKTGFAHPRKKLVNNLTRIIEKEKLKELFQAIGWSQEVRAENLDLEDWLKLYQNIGVFVKDF
- the leuS gene encoding leucine--tRNA ligase; the protein is MIYQPKKIEKKWQKIWQRLKLFQAKDLSSKPKQYLLVEFPYPSGDGLHVGHVRSYTGLDVLARKRRMEGYNVLFPIGWDAFGLPTENYAIRTGLHPIEITKKNIKVFKKQLKSLGLSFDWSREINTTDSEYYKWTQWIFLKLFEHGLAYQAEMPINWCPSCKIGLANEEVIGGKCERCGTVTEQRMIKQWLLRITQYADRLIDDLKYVDYLEKIKTQQINWIGRSEGTTVKFQISNAKFQIEVFTTRIDTIFGVTALVVAPEHKIIKNLESRIENLEEVKKYIEKSKRKSEFERTKLEKEKTGVPLKGIFAINPVSQERVPVWVGDYVIATYGGGAVMVVPAHDERDFEFAKKYNLPIKEVVAGGDISQKAYTGYGRLINSDQFSGLSSQEAIEKITHWLEQKGLGQKSVQYKLRDWIFSRQHYWGEPIPLIFCKNCKKLVENFNTQFSNTQQIQNSKFKIQNFSKGEILNPGWVAVAEKDLPVKLPYLEKYQPSGTGESPLAKIKKWVKTKCPKCGSLAKRETDTMPNWAGSNWYYLAYLVKKNSKFKLKNSKLLKYWLPVDWYNGGMEHTTLHLLYSRFIYKFLFDLGIVPTVEPYQKRTSQGIVLGEDGRKMSKSFGNVINPDEIVKKYGADTLRVYEMFMGPFDETIAWQTKSMIGCFRFLNRIWEIFQEKEKFGPSSKKMKIKLHQTIKKVSQDIEMMKFNTAIASLMELINFWSQPNEKLSLEESGLFLKILSPFAPHLAEELWQKIGQKKSIFLEKWPRADDSLLQEEKVELIIQINGRIREKIEVPITISKEEAENLAKNREKVKKYLIGQEIKKVIFIPSKLINFVID
- a CDS encoding LysM peptidoglycan-binding domain-containing protein gives rise to the protein MRSELFLKIKINFILRLVNLFKKIGFFIFWFLEKTLQGFTNFLFFLAKIILSLFFSLYLKTKKLIKEVSLNFHYQDKLFSFVSHFQSKIILIFLIFVFVFIISEQKIIPEKMLSVQASVSFAKETEENEATSPDFKIATVEDEESVLIPNFTFERDFVPTRTEIEKYIVQPGDTISSIAEDFEVSVNTILWENKLTPRSIIRPGQILKILPISGVSHQVKRGETIEKIARYYKANQEDIISFNDLEEKPLVAGEIIIIPEGKIPPPVIPRTVTRSVRDKLWPGQLGQRTREGTNCRDFYPGQCTWYVAQKYCIPWSGHAKSWLANAKKFGFSTGLEPVKGAIVSLRETWYGHVGIVEEVGEDSIIISEMNHLGPWKVNKREIKKDDWRINGYIYLK
- a CDS encoding YifB family Mg chelatase-like AAA ATPase is translated as MLVKILSGVTIGLSSKIVEVEVDLSTGFPGLEIIGLADKAIEEAKERVKLAIKNSGLKFPHQKRLVINLAPADLKKEGPIYDLPIALGILIASQQIPFNLFPQNYLFLGELSLNGDLKHSKGVLPLALLVKEKGLEGIFLPRANLQEANLVEGVRIFPLRSLKEFLAHLSGASPLKPIIGQGIDIKEEKYEVDMAYIKGQEQVKRALEIVAAGGHNLLMSGPPGAGKTLLAKTIPSILPKMTREEILEVSKIYSIAGLLSEEKPFITTRPFRSPHHTVSETALIGGGSTPRPGEISLAHRGVLFLDELPEFSRHVLESLRQPLEDGVVTISRVKGSLTFPANFIFIASENPCPCGYYGDPNKPCLCSPAQIIKYHKKISGPLLDRIDLHLEVPRLGLEKLFEEKVAESSQEIRKRVEMARNIQRERFKKTDFLTNAEMGVREIKKFCQIDQEGETLLKEAVEKFFLSARAYYRILKVARTIADLAQKEKIAPSHIAEAIQYRVRSEREVI
- a CDS encoding signal peptidase II; the encoded protein is MKKEKYFLIFFLLFFILERLIKNILLIKKEYLFFKLIPNPYFLFFFKGDIFYFLVLMIFFLLIFLLIKSFKNKKYHLSYFLSSVFIGGLSNFLDRLLYGFVIDYFNFFSVFSFNFSDIMILLGTILFIIKSFKPDKINNLDP
- a CDS encoding TraR/DksA C4-type zinc finger protein, with the protein product MFKNFLKEIEERLKKQKTELEAQLEKLGERSKRFGNGFEVDFPDFGDKEDEMADEVSAFGDRLSLGSSLEKSLEEVNLALEKIKKGTYGICEKCGQKIDEKRLRALPTAKYCLTCKK
- the rnpA gene encoding ribonuclease P protein component; this encodes MLPKKYRLVKEKDFKILAKQGQPFFTKELGLKYLKNNFKFSRFGLVVANKIDKRSTVRNKIKRRLREIIYQDLNKIKKGFDIIILTKPEIKNLDFWSMKERLEKLLKRAKLLERNNTSNNV